The following proteins are co-located in the Pseudoalteromonas sp. N1230-9 genome:
- the accD gene encoding acetyl-CoA carboxylase, carboxyltransferase subunit beta: MSWLEKILPKTTKSSGRKEIPEGVWAKCTDCDSILYKAELEKSLNVCPKCDHHMRLSARKRLENFLDDADRQEIGAEHEPKDVLKFKDSKKYSDRITQAQKVSGEKDALVAIKGRLKGIPVAAVSFEFSFMGGSMASVVGARFVEAVDQCLEHNMPLICFSASGGARMQEALMSLMQMAKTSAALAKMSEKGLPFISVLTDPTMGGVSASLAMLGDINVAEPKALIGFAGPRVIEQTVRETLPEGFQRSEFLLEHGAIDMIVDRREMRDTLARILAKFMNLPSTEQEHRVA; encoded by the coding sequence ATGAGTTGGTTAGAAAAAATCTTACCTAAAACGACTAAATCGTCAGGCCGAAAAGAAATCCCAGAAGGGGTTTGGGCAAAGTGTACAGACTGTGATTCAATTTTATATAAAGCAGAATTAGAAAAGTCACTTAATGTATGTCCAAAATGTGATCACCATATGCGTTTGAGTGCTCGTAAGCGACTCGAAAACTTTTTAGATGATGCAGATCGTCAAGAAATTGGTGCAGAACACGAACCAAAGGACGTTTTAAAGTTTAAAGATTCTAAGAAGTACTCTGACCGCATTACACAAGCACAAAAAGTAAGTGGCGAGAAAGATGCACTTGTTGCAATTAAAGGACGCTTAAAAGGTATTCCTGTTGCTGCGGTGTCGTTTGAGTTCTCATTTATGGGTGGTTCTATGGCGTCAGTGGTCGGCGCTCGTTTTGTTGAAGCTGTAGATCAATGTTTAGAGCATAACATGCCACTTATTTGTTTTTCAGCATCAGGCGGTGCACGTATGCAAGAAGCGCTTATGTCATTAATGCAAATGGCAAAAACAAGTGCTGCACTGGCTAAAATGAGCGAAAAAGGCTTACCGTTTATCTCAGTATTAACCGACCCAACAATGGGTGGTGTATCTGCGTCACTGGCAATGCTTGGCGATATAAACGTTGCTGAACCAAAAGCACTTATTGGCTTTGCCGGCCCTCGTGTAATCGAGCAAACAGTGCGTGAAACACTACCTGAAGGTTTCCAACGCAGTGAATTCTTGCTAGAGCACGGGGCAATCGACATGATTGTTGACCGTCGTGAAATGCGTGACACCCTTGCGCGTATCTTAGCGAAATTTATGAACTTGCCTTCTACTGAACAAGAGCATAGAGTAGCGTAA
- the folC gene encoding bifunctional tetrahydrofolate synthase/dihydrofolate synthase codes for MTEILPSQSSSLDDWLCYLESVHPANIEMGLERVARVANQIGLLGTPSKIILIAGTNGKGTTARCLESLLLAQGFSVGTYASPHLIRYNERVRINGQELDDQFHVDAFDMLEKGRGETPLTYFEYGTLGALAIFKRHAVDYVLLEVGLGGRYDATNIVTPHACVITTIDLDHKEYLGDTRELVGYDKAGIFRPHIPAIVGDLDIPHTVTDYGNEIDADMVLSGRDFKFTEDSEGFNWQYKGKDLRLAKPAIPCQNAATALTLLAKLDLLPSEQQVRDCLANLTVEGRFQQLSEQPLIFTDVAHNPESARYLARKLSVYKDQGFKIHALVAMLADKDKVAAMSAVADVVHEWSLASLDCFRGDKVENLAKALAETTSTAPSTQYDSVETALDTLLPNVDNNTLVIVFGSFITVAAAISYFKK; via the coding sequence ATGACAGAAATCCTTCCTAGCCAATCATCAAGCCTTGATGATTGGCTTTGTTATTTAGAAAGTGTTCACCCCGCCAATATTGAAATGGGCTTAGAGCGCGTTGCTCGCGTTGCAAACCAAATTGGCTTACTCGGTACACCGAGCAAAATAATATTAATCGCAGGTACCAATGGTAAAGGCACCACAGCGCGTTGCCTAGAAAGCCTATTACTAGCACAAGGTTTTAGTGTGGGTACATATGCTTCTCCACACCTAATTCGTTACAACGAACGCGTGCGTATTAATGGCCAAGAGCTTGATGACCAATTCCATGTTGATGCTTTCGATATGCTGGAAAAGGGCCGTGGTGAGACGCCACTGACGTATTTTGAGTACGGCACGTTAGGTGCACTGGCAATTTTTAAACGTCACGCTGTTGATTATGTATTGTTAGAAGTGGGTTTAGGTGGCCGCTATGATGCGACTAATATTGTCACACCACATGCGTGTGTAATCACAACTATCGATCTAGACCATAAAGAATACCTAGGTGATACACGCGAGCTTGTTGGCTACGATAAAGCAGGTATCTTCCGACCTCACATACCCGCAATTGTTGGTGATTTAGATATTCCACATACAGTAACTGATTACGGTAATGAAATTGATGCTGATATGGTGTTATCTGGCCGTGATTTTAAATTCACTGAAGACAGTGAAGGTTTTAATTGGCAGTACAAAGGTAAAGACTTGCGCCTAGCAAAACCTGCGATCCCTTGTCAAAATGCAGCCACTGCGTTGACCTTATTGGCTAAACTTGACTTACTACCTAGTGAGCAACAAGTACGTGATTGTTTAGCTAATTTAACAGTTGAAGGACGTTTTCAGCAGCTAAGTGAACAGCCACTTATTTTTACCGATGTGGCACATAACCCTGAATCGGCCCGTTATTTGGCGCGTAAATTAAGCGTGTATAAAGATCAAGGGTTTAAAATTCATGCATTAGTCGCTATGCTTGCAGATAAAGATAAAGTGGCAGCAATGTCAGCTGTGGCGGATGTTGTTCATGAGTGGTCGTTAGCCAGTTTAGATTGTTTTCGCGGCGATAAGGTTGAAAACCTTGCAAAGGCATTGGCTGAAACGACATCAACAGCGCCTAGTACGCAATATGACAGTGTTGAAACTGCGCTAGACACACTATTACCAAATGTAGACAATAACACCTTAGTAATTGTGTTTGGCTCATTTATAACCGTGGCTGCAGCAATCAGCTATTTTAAAAAATAG
- a CDS encoding Na+/H+ antiporter subunit E, translated as MRLEARFRWLPTPFRSVLLFVVWLLLNNSVSPGHLLLAALFAITIPWITFPFRDPQPLIVRPGLAFRHLLLVLYDIVTANLQVALLILGPTKKLRPGFVKVPLDLSHDMPITILASTVSLTPGTVSAEVYPIPESLAEGEEIDQRYLLIHVLDLADEAELIKTIKQRYEAPLKEIFRC; from the coding sequence ATGCGTTTAGAAGCTCGTTTTCGTTGGCTACCCACTCCGTTTCGCAGTGTTTTACTCTTCGTAGTGTGGTTATTACTCAACAATAGTGTGTCGCCTGGGCATCTACTGCTTGCTGCACTCTTTGCAATTACAATTCCATGGATCACCTTTCCATTTCGTGATCCACAGCCGTTAATTGTTCGACCTGGCCTCGCATTTAGGCATTTATTGTTAGTCTTGTACGATATTGTAACGGCTAACTTGCAGGTTGCCTTACTGATCCTTGGGCCAACTAAAAAGCTACGCCCAGGCTTTGTTAAAGTGCCACTTGATTTAAGTCATGATATGCCAATTACGATATTAGCAAGTACAGTATCATTAACGCCTGGCACGGTCAGTGCTGAGGTGTATCCAATTCCTGAGTCGCTTGCAGAAGGTGAAGAAATAGACCAACGTTATTTGCTAATTCATGTGCTGGATTTAGCTGATGAAGCTGAACTTATTAAGACGATTAAACAGCGTTACGAAGCCCCGCTTAAGGAGATTTTCCGATGCTAG
- a CDS encoding Na+/H+ antiporter subunit G — protein sequence MMSEWVVSILLLIGGCFILIGSIGLVKMPDFFMRLHGPTKATTLGMASLLIAAMVYFTFTHDGVSVKEILISIFLLITAPISGYMLIKSAIHHKLRAKEGTKGQDNIEED from the coding sequence ATGATGAGTGAATGGGTTGTTTCAATCTTATTGTTAATTGGTGGTTGCTTTATTCTGATAGGCTCGATCGGTTTGGTTAAGATGCCTGATTTTTTTATGCGCCTGCATGGGCCTACCAAAGCGACGACACTGGGGATGGCCTCACTGTTAATAGCGGCGATGGTTTATTTTACTTTCACACACGATGGTGTAAGTGTAAAAGAAATTCTTATTTCTATCTTTTTGCTCATTACAGCACCTATCAGTGGTTACATGCTGATTAAATCGGCTATTCACCATAAATTGCGCGCAAAAGAGGGCACCAAGGGCCAAGACAACATCGAAGAGGATTAG
- a CDS encoding K+/H+ antiporter subunit F, which yields MLDTVFLIVYGMIAISLLLNLWRLIIGPSVPDRILALDTMFINTIALIILYGMSMDTDLYFEAALLIAMLGFVSTVAVCKYLLRGDIIE from the coding sequence ATGCTAGATACGGTATTCCTCATTGTGTATGGGATGATTGCCATTTCACTTTTATTGAACTTATGGCGCCTTATTATTGGGCCTTCAGTTCCAGATCGCATTTTAGCGCTTGATACCATGTTTATAAATACCATTGCATTGATCATTCTTTACGGTATGAGCATGGACACAGACTTGTATTTTGAAGCGGCTTTATTAATTGCGATGCTTGGCTTTGTGAGTACGGTAGCTGTATGTAAATACTTGCTACGCGGCGATATTATTGAATAA
- a CDS encoding monovalent cation/H+ antiporter subunit A, translated as MTLLWIPLLSLIGSVISSCTSKLTRNQSTALTMLAPLIALGIVFSYTPAVFSGETIRYTAEWIPLLNMQVSFRLDGLSLLFLYMILGIGTLVIFYARYYLSNNDSLPKLYCYLMLFMTAMVGIVMSNNVIQLWLFWELTSISSFLLISYWWHKSEARKGARMALAITGAGGLALLAGLLLIGDIVGSYNLDVILASKALIQSHDLYEVGLVLILLGAFTKSAQFPFHFWLPHAMAAPTPVSAYLHSATMVKAGIFLLARFYPALSGTDTWFILVAMTGLSTLLVGAYIALFKHDLKGLLAYSTISHLGLITLLLGLDTELATVAAIFHIINHAIFKASLFMATGIIDHETGTRDMRKLNGMWRFMPYTATLAMVAAASMAGVPLLNGFLSKEMFFAETLHQQVLGSMSWLIPVLATLAGALSVAYSARFIHDVFFNGDPIDLPKEPHEPPRYMRVPIEILVVLCLLVGMFPHFAVSDILASASYAVLGDAAPDYKLSVWHGFNLPLLMSFIATCCGILIYVQRKYLFQFQASLPTISAKKGFEGGLYRVIKWSQEKINHIENGSLQRYAFVMITVVLLCAGWPLFEMRQLAGASELTPIDFHNAIGAGLLIIGALATVFWHRSRMISLIMISIVGLMVSVAFTRFSAPDLALTQLTVEVVTVMLLMLALFFLPQRTPKESSSLRILRDLGISSAIGVVVASICYALLTRPLESISDFFVANAKTGGGGTNVVNVILVDFRGFDTLGEITVLGIAALGIYKLLINLPLFMPASDSEGRPWARERYPILLASISQSLLPLALLVSAYIFLRGHNLPGGGFIAGLVTAIAFILQYMANGSNWIAERFDVNYRKIIASGIAIALFTGVGSWAFGRPFLTTWFDYFDIPLVGKTELASAIVFDLGVYLTVVGATLMILASLGKLTANTPKQEVNI; from the coding sequence ATGACTTTGCTCTGGATACCCCTGTTATCCTTGATTGGCAGTGTTATTTCATCCTGCACTTCAAAACTAACACGTAATCAAAGTACTGCTTTGACCATGTTAGCGCCTTTGATTGCTCTTGGAATCGTATTTTCCTATACACCAGCCGTTTTTTCTGGTGAAACTATCCGCTATACAGCAGAGTGGATCCCACTGTTGAATATGCAAGTCTCATTTCGACTTGACGGGTTAAGTTTATTATTCCTTTATATGATTTTGGGTATTGGTACCTTAGTCATTTTCTATGCACGCTATTACTTAAGTAATAACGACTCACTGCCCAAGTTATATTGTTACCTTATGCTATTTATGACAGCCATGGTTGGCATTGTGATGTCTAACAATGTCATTCAACTATGGCTATTTTGGGAGTTAACAAGTATTAGCTCGTTTTTATTAATTAGTTATTGGTGGCATAAGTCAGAAGCGCGTAAAGGTGCAAGAATGGCGTTAGCAATTACGGGAGCGGGCGGTCTTGCGTTATTAGCGGGTTTACTTTTAATTGGTGATATCGTTGGTAGCTATAACCTTGATGTCATTCTTGCTAGTAAGGCATTAATTCAATCACACGACTTATATGAAGTTGGTCTGGTACTTATATTATTAGGTGCATTTACTAAGTCTGCGCAGTTTCCTTTTCATTTCTGGCTACCTCATGCTATGGCTGCACCGACACCCGTTAGTGCATACTTACACTCAGCAACCATGGTTAAAGCCGGTATATTTTTGCTTGCGCGATTCTATCCTGCACTATCAGGTACGGATACGTGGTTTATTTTAGTTGCGATGACAGGTTTATCGACTTTGCTTGTTGGTGCTTACATTGCGTTATTTAAACATGACTTAAAAGGACTGCTTGCTTACTCTACCATCAGTCACTTGGGTCTAATTACTTTGCTATTAGGTTTAGATACCGAACTTGCAACTGTGGCAGCTATTTTCCACATTATTAACCACGCGATATTTAAAGCGTCATTGTTTATGGCTACGGGGATTATTGACCATGAAACTGGCACCCGTGATATGCGTAAGTTAAATGGGATGTGGCGTTTTATGCCATATACAGCAACACTTGCTATGGTGGCCGCAGCTTCTATGGCAGGGGTGCCTCTATTAAATGGTTTCTTATCAAAAGAAATGTTTTTTGCTGAAACCTTACACCAGCAAGTACTAGGCTCTATGTCTTGGCTTATTCCTGTATTAGCGACTTTAGCGGGTGCCTTGTCTGTAGCATACTCAGCACGTTTTATACATGATGTTTTCTTCAATGGTGATCCGATTGATTTACCAAAAGAGCCCCACGAACCGCCGCGCTACATGCGCGTACCAATCGAAATTTTAGTGGTATTGTGTTTATTGGTCGGTATGTTCCCTCACTTTGCCGTCAGTGATATTTTGGCCTCAGCATCCTACGCTGTACTGGGTGATGCTGCACCAGATTATAAATTATCTGTTTGGCATGGATTTAACTTACCTCTGTTAATGAGCTTTATTGCAACGTGCTGCGGGATACTGATTTATGTACAGCGTAAGTATTTGTTCCAGTTCCAAGCATCACTGCCAACAATTAGTGCGAAAAAAGGTTTTGAGGGGGGGTTATATCGTGTGATCAAGTGGTCACAAGAGAAGATAAACCATATCGAAAATGGCTCGTTGCAACGCTACGCTTTTGTCATGATTACGGTTGTTTTACTGTGCGCTGGATGGCCTTTGTTTGAAATGCGTCAACTTGCTGGTGCTAGTGAGCTAACGCCCATTGATTTTCATAATGCCATTGGCGCAGGCTTGTTGATTATTGGTGCATTAGCAACCGTATTTTGGCATCGTTCACGGATGATATCTTTAATCATGATTTCAATCGTAGGCCTGATGGTGTCTGTTGCTTTCACCCGATTCTCTGCGCCAGATTTAGCGCTGACTCAGTTAACGGTTGAAGTTGTCACTGTAATGCTACTGATGCTAGCACTATTCTTCTTACCACAGCGTACTCCAAAAGAGTCAAGCTCATTACGTATTTTACGTGATCTGGGGATTTCGTCGGCTATAGGTGTGGTAGTTGCGAGTATTTGTTATGCGCTATTAACAAGACCACTTGAGTCAATTTCTGACTTCTTTGTTGCCAATGCTAAAACTGGCGGTGGTGGTACAAACGTGGTGAACGTTATTCTAGTCGACTTTAGGGGTTTTGACACCTTAGGTGAAATCACCGTTTTAGGTATAGCCGCGTTAGGTATTTATAAATTGCTTATCAATTTACCTTTATTTATGCCTGCAAGTGATAGTGAAGGGCGTCCGTGGGCGAGAGAGCGTTATCCAATTCTTCTTGCAAGTATTTCACAAAGCTTATTACCTTTGGCACTGTTAGTTTCTGCATATATCTTTTTACGAGGCCACAATTTACCAGGCGGTGGATTTATCGCAGGCTTAGTCACAGCCATTGCATTTATACTACAGTACATGGCGAATGGCTCTAACTGGATAGCAGAGCGGTTTGATGTGAATTACCGTAAGATTATCGCATCGGGCATCGCTATCGCTTTATTCACAGGTGTTGGAAGCTGGGCATTTGGTCGTCCATTCTTAACAACGTGGTTTGATTATTTTGATATACCGTTAGTTGGCAAAACAGAGCTTGCCAGTGCTATCGTATTTGATTTAGGTGTGTATTTAACTGTTGTAGGTGCAACGCTGATGATTTTAGCTAGTTTAGGAAAACTAACGGCTAATACACCCAAGCAAGAGGTAAATATTTAA
- a CDS encoding monovalent cation/H+ antiporter subunit D translates to MIQHLASLPILIPMLTGIILLMPPCGKNLHIRRVMSVLMSIITLAVSAFLLLHVNSTAPMVYAIGDWSAPFGIVLVADRLATLLVVLTSLLGAVVVLYSCAGDDKKGSFFHPLVHFLILGVNGAFLTGDVFNLFVFFEVLLIASYSLLMHGGDKHSTRAALQYVILNLIGSSVFLIALGVLYGVVGTLNIADLAQKVPQLTGDDVYLAKIGGLLLIVVFALKGALLPLHLWLPNTYASATPVVAALFAIMTKVGVYAMLRVYTVIFGDNAGELAHMAQPWLWGLALATIILGSIGVLASQDFRKLIANLVIVSVGTLVALVAIQNVAATAALLYYLVHSTIVCAVLFLLADLIAHQRGKVADRLVAGRAVAQPFLLGISFVIAALTVVGMPPLSGFVGKIWILKSTLDSEKGMVFWPIYLLSSLALLVAISRAGTSLFWDRKFKESEAVEGIKAHPLKVTAMLLLLVCSPLMVIFAGPISDFMLATSEQLFDINSSINNVLQGGR, encoded by the coding sequence ATGATTCAGCATTTAGCTTCTTTACCTATTTTAATTCCCATGCTGACAGGCATTATTTTACTTATGCCTCCATGCGGTAAGAATCTTCATATTCGCCGTGTGATGTCGGTATTAATGTCAATTATAACCCTTGCTGTTAGTGCATTTTTACTACTTCATGTAAATAGTACGGCACCTATGGTATACGCCATCGGCGACTGGTCGGCTCCTTTTGGTATTGTATTGGTTGCTGATAGGCTAGCGACTTTACTAGTAGTGTTAACAAGCTTACTAGGTGCGGTTGTTGTGCTATATAGCTGCGCAGGTGATGATAAAAAAGGAAGCTTCTTTCACCCTCTTGTTCACTTCTTAATTTTAGGCGTAAACGGTGCATTTTTAACTGGAGATGTATTTAACCTATTCGTATTTTTCGAAGTATTGCTAATCGCATCTTATTCATTATTGATGCATGGCGGAGACAAGCACAGCACCCGTGCAGCTCTACAGTATGTGATTCTAAATCTGATTGGCTCGAGTGTATTTCTTATTGCACTTGGTGTTTTATATGGCGTAGTGGGTACTTTAAATATTGCTGATTTAGCCCAGAAAGTACCTCAGTTAACAGGTGACGATGTTTATTTAGCTAAAATCGGTGGTTTACTACTAATAGTCGTTTTCGCCCTTAAAGGTGCGCTGTTACCGCTACATTTGTGGTTACCTAATACCTACGCAAGTGCCACCCCAGTTGTTGCAGCTTTATTTGCGATCATGACTAAGGTGGGTGTGTATGCCATGCTTCGTGTGTACACCGTTATCTTTGGTGATAACGCGGGGGAGCTTGCACACATGGCACAACCTTGGTTATGGGGACTTGCATTGGCGACCATCATTCTGGGGTCGATAGGCGTTCTTGCAAGCCAAGATTTTAGAAAGCTAATTGCAAACTTAGTGATCGTATCAGTGGGTACATTGGTTGCCTTAGTCGCTATTCAGAATGTAGCAGCGACTGCGGCGTTACTTTACTACTTAGTTCATTCAACGATTGTTTGTGCCGTGCTCTTTTTACTTGCTGATTTGATTGCGCATCAGCGTGGAAAAGTGGCCGATCGTCTTGTTGCAGGGCGTGCTGTTGCACAACCTTTTTTATTAGGAATTAGTTTTGTAATTGCTGCATTGACGGTGGTAGGTATGCCGCCACTATCTGGTTTTGTAGGTAAAATTTGGATTCTAAAAAGTACCTTAGATAGTGAGAAGGGCATGGTGTTTTGGCCAATTTACTTACTTTCAAGTTTAGCCTTATTGGTTGCTATTTCTCGTGCTGGCACAAGCCTTTTTTGGGACCGAAAGTTCAAAGAAAGTGAAGCTGTCGAAGGTATAAAGGCACACCCATTAAAAGTCACGGCGATGTTACTATTGTTAGTTTGCTCTCCTTTGATGGTCATTTTTGCCGGTCCAATTTCAGATTTTATGCTTGCGACATCTGAGCAATTGTTCGATATCAACAGCAGTATTAATAATGTACTACAGGGAGGTCGCTAA
- a CDS encoding Na+/H+ antiporter subunit C, with translation MEVLYASCVGVLVACGIYLILRARTFPVVLGLTMLSYAVNLFLFSSGRLTINKAAVLGSASEYADPLPQALVLTAIVIGFAMTAFVVILSIRGRADLGNDHVDGHLVKSSKERK, from the coding sequence ATGGAAGTATTGTACGCATCATGCGTGGGCGTGCTGGTTGCATGCGGCATTTATTTAATTTTAAGAGCGCGAACCTTTCCGGTCGTGTTAGGTTTAACCATGCTGTCTTATGCGGTAAACCTATTCTTGTTTTCATCAGGACGATTAACAATTAATAAAGCGGCGGTTTTGGGCAGTGCCAGTGAGTATGCAGATCCACTCCCTCAAGCTTTAGTGTTAACGGCTATTGTAATCGGTTTTGCAATGACCGCTTTTGTCGTTATTTTGTCAATTCGTGGTCGTGCCGATTTGGGTAATGATCATGTTGATGGACATCTAGTTAAGTCTTCAAAGGAGCGAAAATGA
- the truA gene encoding tRNA pseudouridine(38-40) synthase TruA, which produces MRVALGVEYNGARYSGWQRQSHVNSVQQEVETALSRICNHPVEIVCAGRTDAGVHGTGQVVHFDTHAEREMVAFTMGMNTLLPKDISIRFAKPVSEDFHARFSATARRYRYVIYNYTYRGAIMSEGVTHFHHPLDETKMQQACQYLIGEHDFTSFRALHCQANTANRTIHHLSVKRQGDYVIIDIKANAFLHHMVRNITGCLMDIGLHKHEPVWLKELLDLKERAKASATAKAAGLYLVDVDYPEQFEIPKTPLGPLFLPDSDS; this is translated from the coding sequence ATGCGAGTAGCACTTGGAGTAGAATACAACGGCGCCCGTTACAGTGGTTGGCAACGTCAATCACACGTCAATAGCGTACAGCAAGAAGTAGAAACAGCGTTGTCGCGTATTTGTAATCATCCTGTTGAGATTGTTTGTGCGGGTCGTACAGACGCAGGTGTTCATGGTACAGGCCAAGTCGTGCACTTTGATACTCATGCTGAACGCGAAATGGTCGCGTTCACGATGGGGATGAATACCTTACTACCAAAAGATATTTCTATTCGTTTTGCTAAGCCTGTTTCTGAAGATTTTCACGCACGTTTTAGTGCGACAGCACGCCGTTATCGTTATGTGATTTACAATTATACCTATCGCGGTGCCATTATGAGTGAAGGCGTTACTCATTTTCATCACCCATTAGACGAAACTAAAATGCAACAAGCCTGTCAGTATTTAATAGGTGAGCACGACTTTACGTCGTTCAGAGCACTCCATTGCCAAGCAAATACAGCAAATCGTACTATTCACCATTTGTCGGTAAAACGCCAAGGTGATTATGTGATCATTGATATTAAAGCCAATGCGTTTTTACATCACATGGTACGTAATATTACTGGTTGCTTGATGGACATTGGTTTACATAAGCATGAACCTGTTTGGTTAAAAGAGTTACTTGATTTAAAAGAGAGAGCCAAAGCCAGTGCGACAGCTAAAGCTGCGGGTCTTTATTTAGTGGATGTGGATTACCCTGAGCAGTTTGAGATCCCTAAAACACCATTAGGGCCTTTGTTTTTACCTGATTCAGACAGTTAA
- a CDS encoding SPOR domain-containing protein, whose protein sequence is MNAGFINRLVGTTIVVVAAIVFIPNILDGEKVHYTEGFKAIPERPEFTTIDLQDEIDSKVASAEQPAEIPVENAQANDAELTAEQTEQFDDAPKMVEASTQDPVAVVKAAKPVVKTSEPARKPEENLTQMAYVIQLGSFSHAPNVKSLLEKLKANGFKTFTRPIKTPNGTLTKVFVGPSLSKKELESKLPELKQLTKLNGKVTQFEITK, encoded by the coding sequence GTGAACGCAGGGTTTATTAATCGCTTAGTAGGGACCACCATTGTGGTTGTGGCGGCTATTGTCTTTATTCCAAATATTTTGGATGGAGAGAAAGTTCACTATACAGAAGGTTTTAAAGCAATTCCTGAACGCCCTGAGTTCACAACGATTGACTTACAAGATGAAATTGATAGTAAAGTTGCCTCTGCAGAGCAGCCTGCTGAAATACCTGTCGAAAATGCACAAGCGAATGACGCTGAGCTTACAGCAGAGCAAACTGAGCAATTTGATGATGCGCCTAAAATGGTTGAAGCATCAACTCAAGATCCTGTTGCAGTTGTTAAAGCAGCCAAGCCAGTAGTAAAAACATCGGAGCCTGCTCGTAAGCCAGAAGAAAACCTCACGCAAATGGCTTATGTAATCCAATTGGGTAGTTTCTCACACGCGCCTAATGTAAAGTCATTACTTGAAAAGCTTAAAGCGAACGGCTTTAAAACCTTTACTCGTCCAATCAAAACCCCGAACGGAACACTGACAAAAGTCTTTGTAGGTCCTTCACTTAGCAAGAAAGAGTTAGAGAGTAAGCTCCCTGAGTTAAAGCAGTTAACCAAGTTAAACGGCAAAGTTACTCAGTTTGAAATTACAAAATGA
- the nlpI gene encoding lipoprotein NlpI: MNFKHLALTAVALFSLSACQTTSQSESLPIVNVPFTAPLASDFRNEITIARYSELLSRTDLSPEQQAKLYYDRGVLFDSLGMSTLARIDFNRAIKLKPDLAEVYNFLGIHHTLMQQYEQAYEFFDSALELNEQHEYAYLNRGIALYYGERPLLAADDLQQFLNRAPSDPYRVLWLYLAQAEANKEQALIDLKANAQGVDESQWGYQLLALYLGDISEFEFLSGIIEGVTSEQEYAHRLCEAYFYLAKLHQAAGDKYLAADYFRLALSTNVHEFVEYKYARLELELMAGEDAS; encoded by the coding sequence ATGAATTTTAAACACTTAGCATTGACCGCCGTGGCTCTTTTTTCTCTAAGTGCATGTCAAACAACGTCACAATCTGAGTCTTTGCCTATCGTAAATGTGCCGTTCACGGCACCGTTGGCCTCTGATTTTCGCAACGAAATTACGATTGCTCGCTATTCTGAGTTATTGAGCCGAACAGATTTAAGCCCTGAGCAACAAGCAAAACTATATTACGATCGCGGTGTGTTATTTGATAGCTTAGGGATGTCAACATTGGCACGAATAGACTTTAATCGTGCTATAAAGCTGAAACCTGATCTTGCTGAAGTCTATAATTTTTTGGGTATTCACCACACACTGATGCAGCAATACGAACAAGCGTATGAGTTTTTTGATTCAGCTCTAGAGTTAAATGAGCAGCACGAATATGCCTATTTAAACCGTGGTATTGCACTTTATTATGGTGAACGTCCATTACTGGCTGCAGATGATTTACAACAGTTTCTAAATCGAGCGCCGAGTGATCCTTATCGTGTGCTTTGGTTGTATCTCGCCCAAGCTGAAGCAAATAAAGAGCAAGCGTTGATTGATCTTAAAGCGAATGCACAAGGGGTTGATGAGTCGCAATGGGGTTATCAACTTTTAGCACTTTATTTGGGCGATATTAGCGAATTTGAATTTTTATCGGGTATTATCGAAGGCGTAACGTCAGAGCAAGAGTATGCTCATCGTTTATGTGAAGCCTATTTTTATTTAGCTAAATTACATCAAGCTGCGGGTGATAAATACCTCGCTGCCGATTACTTTCGATTAGCCCTTTCTACTAATGTGCATGAGTTTGTTGAGTATAAGTACGCACGCTTAGAGCTTGAGTTAATGGCTGGTGAAGACGCGAGCTAA